A window of the Euzebya pacifica genome harbors these coding sequences:
- a CDS encoding tRNA dihydrouridine synthase: MSPLTLAGARTAVTVDPPVVLAPMAGVTNVPFRAVCRAFGGGLYVSEMVGARALVEADQHGAMALLRTDDGSLDAESDKAKLADELSGGRLRTMLRAAFAPDEPVRSLQLYAIDPDHMRDGVAVLAEYDLVDHIDLNFGCPAPKVTRMGGGAALPWRLGLFAELVEAAVSTAGGRPVTVKMRKGIDADHLTFIEAGRIARDLGVAAVTLHGRTAQDAYGGHADWDAIAALVDAIGDEVPVLGNGDIWQAADAVEMIARTGCAGVVVGRGCLGRPWLFGELEAALAGRPVPPPPNLGQVADTLLDHATKLVDHLGEAVAMRDIRKHTGWYLQGFELGKTLRGALRRVERLEEMAELLGTVDREAPMPESAVSMHRGHTHGPKPVRLPDGWLDSRDTHTRLPAAAGAVVSGG; this comes from the coding sequence GTGAGCCCCTTGACCCTGGCCGGTGCCCGCACCGCCGTCACCGTCGACCCGCCGGTCGTCCTCGCCCCCATGGCGGGGGTCACCAACGTGCCGTTCCGTGCCGTCTGCCGCGCGTTTGGCGGCGGCCTCTACGTCAGCGAGATGGTCGGCGCCCGCGCCCTCGTCGAAGCCGACCAGCACGGGGCGATGGCCCTGCTCCGCACCGATGACGGGTCGCTGGACGCCGAGTCGGACAAGGCGAAGCTGGCCGACGAGCTGTCCGGCGGTCGGTTGCGGACGATGCTCCGGGCGGCGTTCGCCCCCGACGAGCCGGTCCGATCGCTGCAGCTGTACGCGATCGACCCCGACCACATGCGGGACGGCGTGGCCGTGCTGGCCGAGTACGACCTGGTCGACCACATCGACCTGAACTTCGGTTGCCCAGCCCCCAAGGTCACCCGCATGGGTGGCGGCGCGGCGCTGCCGTGGCGCCTCGGCCTGTTCGCCGAGCTCGTCGAGGCGGCCGTCTCCACCGCCGGCGGTCGTCCGGTCACCGTCAAGATGCGCAAGGGCATCGACGCGGACCACCTGACCTTCATCGAGGCCGGACGGATCGCGCGGGACCTCGGCGTCGCGGCGGTCACCCTGCACGGTCGCACCGCACAGGATGCCTACGGCGGCCACGCCGACTGGGACGCCATCGCCGCGTTGGTCGACGCCATCGGCGACGAGGTCCCCGTGCTCGGCAACGGCGACATCTGGCAGGCTGCCGACGCCGTGGAGATGATCGCCCGCACCGGCTGTGCCGGCGTGGTCGTCGGCCGCGGTTGCCTCGGCCGCCCGTGGCTGTTCGGCGAGCTCGAGGCGGCGCTGGCCGGCCGTCCCGTGCCGCCACCGCCGAACCTCGGCCAGGTGGCCGACACCCTGCTCGACCACGCCACGAAGCTCGTTGACCATCTCGGAGAGGCAGTCGCCATGCGTGACATCCGCAAGCACACCGGGTGGTACCTGCAGGGGTTCGAGCTCGGCAAGACGCTGCGTGGCGCCCTGCGCCGCGTGGAGCGGCTGGAGGAGATGGCCGAGCTGCTGGGGACAGTGGACCGGGAGGCGCCGATGCCCGAGAGTGCGGTCTCGATGCATCGCGGACACACCCACGGCCCCAAGCCCGTACGACTTCCCGACGGCTGGCTCGACTCCCGGGACACCCACACCCGACTTCCGGCGGCTGCCGGCGCGGTGGTGTCGGGCGGATGA
- a CDS encoding ACT domain-containing protein produces the protein MAGETDLGTLLESLDVRQREGTYVYVNLPPGTPLPDLPLSAVVTEVEGTTIVLRQSDADEAGMDTEFPSAWLTLAVHSSLEAIGLTASVSAALAVVGIPCNIIAGFHHDHLLVPPNRAEDAIAAIAALRDRPELRES, from the coding sequence ATGGCTGGTGAAACGGATCTGGGAACGCTGCTCGAATCGCTCGACGTTCGCCAGCGCGAGGGCACGTACGTCTACGTCAACCTGCCGCCGGGCACACCGCTGCCCGACCTCCCGCTGTCTGCGGTCGTCACCGAGGTCGAGGGCACCACGATCGTGCTGCGCCAGTCCGACGCCGACGAAGCGGGCATGGACACGGAGTTCCCGTCCGCTTGGCTGACCCTTGCCGTGCACTCCTCCCTGGAGGCCATCGGGCTGACCGCATCGGTCAGCGCGGCCCTGGCCGTCGTGGGTATCCCCTGCAACATCATCGCGGGGTTCCACCACGACCACCTGCTGGTCCCGCCGAACCGGGCCGAGGACGCCATCGCCGCCATCGCGGCACTGCGTGACCGCCCCGAGCTGCGCGAGTCCTGA
- a CDS encoding DNA gyrase/topoisomerase IV subunit B, with the protein MVEYSAKSISVLEGLEAVRKRPGMYIGSTDVRGLHHLVWEVVDNAVDEHLAGHCKKITVKVLKDGGVEVADDGRGIPVEEHHKLKVPALEVVMTKLHAGGKFDQQAYAVSGGLHGVGVSVVNALAIRTQVEVSRDGQVHAMQFKQGKRTKKLEVIGQAARGGKATGTLVRFWPDPDIFDTTEFDDATIVTRLKETALLNPGLRIDFHDNRPASQGGGRRESFRYADGLTDFVNDLLDGKEPLLGKPIVISRAEEFDGRPMACDIAVTWMETGHAERSRSYVNIIHTPDGGAHDEGFRKALTRTLNKWGSDQNKLFVQKGPQSVTGDDLREGMVAVVSVKMPDPQFEGQTKGRLGSAVMRKFVEKVVGEALAEWLDANTGDGRKIIKKSLLAAKARQAAKAARDLTRRKGILDSSSAGLPGKLADCSSRNPEESELYIVEGDSAGGSSKQGRDRDRQAILPLRGKVLNVEKAQLRRVLANEEIANLIKAIGTGVEPEFDINGLRYHKIILMADADVDGGHITTLLLTFFYRLMPDLIAKGHVYLAQPPLYQLRKKATVEYAMSDKERDQLLRKVFRTDPKDPKGVEVARFKGLGEMDPDHLWETTMDPQRRTLLRVGIEDAARAESIFGLLMGNSAADRRGWIEANAQYAENLDI; encoded by the coding sequence ATGGTCGAGTACTCCGCCAAGTCAATCTCCGTCCTCGAGGGCCTCGAGGCGGTCCGCAAGCGTCCAGGCATGTACATCGGGTCCACCGACGTGCGTGGCCTGCACCACCTCGTCTGGGAGGTCGTGGACAACGCCGTCGACGAGCACCTCGCGGGCCACTGCAAGAAGATCACCGTCAAGGTCCTCAAGGACGGCGGGGTCGAGGTCGCCGACGACGGGCGGGGCATCCCCGTCGAGGAACACCACAAGCTGAAGGTGCCGGCGCTGGAGGTCGTGATGACCAAGCTGCACGCCGGCGGCAAGTTCGACCAGCAGGCCTATGCCGTCTCCGGTGGACTGCACGGCGTCGGCGTGTCGGTCGTCAACGCCCTCGCCATCCGCACGCAGGTCGAGGTCAGCCGTGACGGCCAGGTCCACGCCATGCAGTTCAAGCAGGGCAAGCGGACCAAGAAGCTCGAGGTCATCGGACAGGCTGCCCGCGGTGGCAAGGCCACGGGAACCCTCGTCCGCTTCTGGCCGGACCCCGACATCTTCGACACCACCGAGTTCGACGACGCGACCATCGTCACCCGCCTGAAGGAGACTGCACTCCTCAACCCGGGGCTGCGGATCGACTTCCACGACAACCGCCCCGCCAGCCAGGGCGGCGGGCGCAGGGAGAGCTTCCGGTACGCCGACGGGCTGACCGACTTCGTCAACGACCTGCTCGACGGCAAGGAACCGCTGCTGGGCAAACCGATCGTGATCTCCCGCGCCGAGGAGTTCGACGGCCGGCCGATGGCCTGCGACATCGCCGTGACCTGGATGGAGACGGGCCACGCCGAACGCAGCCGGTCCTACGTCAACATCATCCACACCCCCGACGGCGGCGCACACGACGAGGGGTTCCGCAAGGCCCTGACCCGCACGCTCAACAAGTGGGGCAGCGACCAGAACAAGCTGTTCGTGCAGAAGGGGCCGCAGTCGGTCACCGGCGACGACCTGCGCGAGGGCATGGTCGCCGTCGTCAGCGTCAAGATGCCCGACCCGCAGTTCGAGGGGCAGACCAAGGGCCGGCTCGGCAGCGCCGTCATGCGCAAGTTCGTGGAGAAGGTCGTCGGCGAGGCCCTCGCCGAGTGGCTGGACGCCAACACCGGCGACGGGCGCAAGATCATCAAGAAGAGCCTGCTGGCCGCCAAGGCCCGCCAGGCCGCCAAGGCCGCACGCGACCTGACCCGTCGCAAGGGCATCCTCGACTCCTCCTCCGCGGGGCTGCCCGGCAAGCTGGCCGACTGCTCCTCCCGCAACCCCGAGGAGTCCGAGCTGTACATCGTCGAGGGCGACTCGGCCGGCGGCTCGTCCAAGCAGGGCCGCGACCGTGACCGGCAGGCCATCCTCCCGCTGCGCGGCAAGGTGCTGAACGTCGAGAAGGCCCAGCTGCGCCGAGTGCTCGCCAACGAGGAGATCGCAAACCTCATCAAGGCCATCGGCACCGGGGTCGAGCCCGAGTTCGACATCAACGGCCTGCGGTACCACAAGATCATCCTCATGGCCGACGCCGACGTCGACGGCGGACACATCACCACCCTGCTGCTGACGTTCTTCTACCGGCTGATGCCCGACCTCATCGCCAAGGGCCACGTCTACCTGGCGCAGCCGCCGCTGTACCAGCTGCGCAAGAAGGCCACCGTCGAGTACGCGATGAGCGACAAGGAACGCGACCAGCTGCTCCGCAAGGTGTTCAGGACCGACCCGAAGGACCCCAAGGGCGTCGAGGTCGCCCGGTTCAAGGGCCTGGGCGAGATGGACCCCGACCACCTCTGGGAGACCACCATGGACCCGCAGCGCCGCACGCTCCTGCGCGTCGGCATCGAGGACGCCGCCCGGGCCGAGTCGATCTTCGGCTTGCTGATGGGCAACAGCGCTGCGGACCGACGTGGCTGGATCGAGGCCAACGCCCAGTACGCGGAGAACCTGGACATCTAG
- the dapE gene encoding succinyl-diaminopimelate desuccinylase — MTTEASETPTAPADPLTGRLTDLLLELCGMVCVTGKEGPIADWMADRYGSRGDVVVRIGNSVVAGVPEDDGDDRPLVLLVGHLDVVPPTPEDVTPRIEGDMIVGRGTSDMKVGLAIAMDAFEDERLRTKGPYRMALVAYAGEEGPEEGNELTDVLEAMPGLADAALAIVLEPTDMEVQLGCMGGLHAEVTFAGQAAHSARPWQGDNALTKAGEWLAGWRGATPVDIDVDGLTYREVANPTRAWTDNARNIIPGAFTVNVNYRFAPDKDLAAAEAALRERIGDVGEVVIIDRAPACPPNRHAPAVQAFVDAVDGAVTPKQAWTDVARFAQIGVPALNYSPGLGAQAHQQGEHVPIANLAPARQALGRFLAG; from the coding sequence ATGACGACCGAGGCCTCCGAGACTCCGACCGCCCCTGCCGACCCGTTGACAGGCCGGCTCACCGACCTGCTCCTCGAGCTCTGCGGGATGGTCTGCGTCACGGGGAAGGAGGGGCCGATCGCGGACTGGATGGCCGACCGGTACGGCAGCCGCGGCGACGTCGTCGTGCGCATCGGCAACTCGGTGGTGGCCGGCGTCCCGGAGGACGACGGCGACGACCGCCCCTTGGTGTTGCTCGTCGGCCACCTCGACGTCGTGCCCCCGACGCCCGAGGACGTCACCCCGCGGATCGAGGGCGACATGATCGTCGGACGCGGCACGAGCGACATGAAGGTTGGCCTTGCCATCGCCATGGATGCCTTCGAGGACGAGCGGCTCCGCACGAAGGGGCCGTACCGCATGGCGCTCGTGGCCTACGCGGGGGAGGAGGGTCCCGAGGAGGGCAACGAGCTGACCGACGTGCTGGAGGCGATGCCTGGCCTCGCCGACGCGGCGCTGGCGATCGTCCTCGAGCCGACCGACATGGAGGTCCAGCTGGGCTGCATGGGCGGGCTGCACGCCGAGGTCACCTTCGCGGGCCAAGCGGCCCACTCGGCGCGACCGTGGCAGGGCGACAACGCCCTCACCAAGGCAGGGGAGTGGCTGGCCGGCTGGCGGGGTGCCACCCCGGTCGACATCGACGTCGACGGGCTGACCTACCGCGAGGTCGCCAACCCCACGCGGGCCTGGACCGACAACGCCCGCAACATCATCCCGGGGGCGTTCACCGTGAACGTCAACTATCGCTTCGCGCCCGACAAGGACCTGGCGGCCGCCGAAGCCGCACTGCGGGAGCGGATCGGCGACGTCGGCGAGGTCGTCATCATCGACCGCGCGCCTGCCTGTCCACCGAACCGCCACGCCCCGGCCGTCCAGGCGTTCGTCGACGCCGTCGATGGGGCCGTCACCCCCAAGCAGGCCTGGACCGATGTCGCCCGGTTCGCCCAGATCGGCGTCCCCGCCCTCAACTACAGCCCGGGGCTCGGTGCCCAGGCGCACCAGCAGGGCGAACACGTGCCGATCGCCAACCTGGCGCCGGCGCGGCAGGCGCTCGGACGGTTCCTGGCCGGCTGA
- a CDS encoding tetrahydrodipicolinate N-succinyltransferase N-terminal domain-containing protein yields MRTLDDIATARTALEATIDGWAHPAAWAVGVATIGPSGSVLDVTFPVVNLDTPSLSAVAVAQQVGHVAGTATHRLTPDQLEAAIAVVAPAESVDVPHPNLAAWRQLASLVDVPAAGGTRQVVAAFIGDLADAPVDAVDAWLRLHLLSHRRVAPHGVALDGVFGLLTNCVWTNHGPFEVEGFEAARLAARVEGRHVEVRLVDKFPPMLDYVVPAGVRVADGNRVRLGAHLAEGTTVMHEGFCNFNAGTLGASMVEGRISAGVVVGDGSDIGGGASIMGTLSGGGTETIRLGERCLLGANSGLGISLGDDCVVEAGLYLTGGTRVAMPDGSVVKARDLSGADGLLFRRNSETGAVQALVRDGGSWSGLNAELHAN; encoded by the coding sequence ATGCGCACCCTCGACGACATCGCCACGGCACGCACGGCCCTCGAGGCCACCATCGACGGCTGGGCCCACCCCGCCGCGTGGGCGGTCGGCGTGGCCACCATCGGCCCGTCCGGTTCGGTCCTCGACGTCACCTTCCCCGTGGTCAACCTGGACACCCCGTCGCTGTCGGCGGTCGCCGTCGCACAGCAGGTCGGCCACGTCGCCGGCACCGCCACCCACCGGCTGACCCCGGACCAGCTCGAGGCTGCGATCGCCGTGGTCGCGCCGGCCGAGTCCGTCGACGTGCCCCACCCCAACCTCGCGGCGTGGCGGCAGCTCGCCTCGCTGGTCGACGTGCCCGCCGCGGGCGGCACCCGGCAGGTTGTCGCGGCCTTCATCGGCGACCTGGCCGACGCGCCGGTCGACGCCGTCGACGCGTGGCTGCGCCTCCACCTGCTCAGCCACCGACGGGTCGCCCCGCACGGGGTCGCCCTCGACGGCGTCTTCGGCCTGCTGACCAACTGCGTGTGGACCAACCACGGCCCGTTCGAGGTCGAGGGCTTCGAGGCCGCCCGGCTGGCCGCCCGCGTCGAGGGACGCCACGTCGAGGTCCGCCTCGTCGACAAGTTCCCGCCGATGCTGGACTACGTCGTCCCGGCCGGGGTGCGGGTCGCCGACGGCAACCGGGTCCGGCTGGGCGCCCACCTGGCCGAGGGCACCACGGTGATGCACGAGGGCTTCTGCAACTTCAACGCCGGCACGCTCGGGGCCTCCATGGTGGAGGGGCGGATCTCCGCTGGTGTGGTCGTCGGTGACGGCTCCGACATCGGTGGTGGCGCCTCGATCATGGGGACGCTGTCCGGCGGTGGGACCGAGACGATCCGGTTGGGCGAGCGTTGCCTGCTGGGGGCCAACTCGGGCCTGGGCATCTCCCTCGGTGACGACTGCGTGGTCGAGGCCGGCCTGTACCTGACCGGCGGCACCCGCGTGGCCATGCCCGACGGCTCGGTCGTCAAGGCCCGGGACCTCTCCGGCGCCGACGGCCTCCTGTTCCGCCGCAACTCCGAGACCGGGGCGGTGCAGGCGCTGGTGCGCGACGGTGGGTCGTGGAGCGGCCTGAACGCCGAGCTGCACGCCAACTGA
- a CDS encoding aminotransferase class I/II-fold pyridoxal phosphate-dependent enzyme: MNPVLARLGGYPLAAFQDLARQMRAEDEPSFDFSIGDPVEPTPPFIRQALIDAVPEVSQYPTAAGVRPLREAIAGWVQRRFDVEVDPDLHVLPTSGSKEGIFHAPLGLLDAGSAKRHCIWGSPGYQPYERGTLFAGGESDRVDLSADEGWLLHLDRLPADRLDRAFIAWLNYPHNPTGAVAEPEWLRAQLSVAREHGIVMGSDECYVDIHPPAGPLPASMLEVADGDLTGVLVAFSLSKRSGMTGYRCGALVGDPDLIAAQRTMRPNIGSASPEFVQHAAAAAWADDVHVAERREVFEAKRQVMQAFCDEVGLEVSGSAATFYLWLRAPGGDDRAYAQALLTRRIVASPGSAFGPAGAGWLRLALVPSVDGCHAAAAAWRQAIDDGVLPT, translated from the coding sequence ATGAACCCCGTGCTCGCGCGGCTGGGCGGGTACCCGCTGGCCGCCTTCCAGGACCTCGCCCGGCAGATGCGCGCCGAGGACGAGCCAAGCTTCGACTTCTCCATCGGCGACCCGGTCGAACCGACCCCGCCGTTCATCCGACAGGCGTTGATCGACGCCGTCCCCGAGGTCAGCCAGTACCCGACCGCGGCCGGGGTCCGCCCCCTCCGCGAGGCGATCGCCGGCTGGGTCCAGCGCCGGTTCGACGTCGAGGTGGACCCCGACCTGCACGTCCTGCCGACCTCGGGGTCCAAGGAAGGCATCTTCCATGCCCCCCTCGGGTTGCTCGACGCCGGGTCGGCCAAACGGCACTGCATCTGGGGCTCGCCCGGCTACCAGCCCTACGAGCGCGGCACCCTCTTCGCCGGCGGCGAGTCCGACCGCGTCGACCTGTCCGCAGACGAGGGCTGGCTGCTGCACCTCGACCGGCTGCCCGCCGACCGGCTGGACCGCGCGTTCATCGCCTGGCTGAACTACCCGCACAACCCGACCGGGGCCGTCGCCGAACCCGAGTGGCTCCGGGCCCAGCTGTCCGTCGCGCGCGAGCACGGCATCGTCATGGGGTCCGACGAGTGCTACGTCGACATCCACCCGCCGGCCGGCCCGCTGCCCGCGTCGATGCTCGAGGTGGCCGACGGTGACCTGACCGGTGTGCTGGTGGCGTTCTCGTTGTCCAAGCGCAGCGGCATGACCGGCTACCGCTGCGGCGCCCTCGTCGGGGACCCCGACCTGATCGCCGCCCAGCGCACGATGCGGCCCAACATCGGCTCGGCCAGCCCCGAGTTCGTGCAGCACGCGGCAGCCGCAGCATGGGCCGACGACGTCCACGTCGCCGAACGCCGCGAGGTGTTCGAGGCCAAGCGCCAGGTCATGCAGGCCTTCTGCGACGAGGTCGGGCTCGAGGTCAGCGGCTCGGCCGCCACCTTCTACCTGTGGCTGCGGGCACCCGGCGGCGACGATCGGGCGTACGCCCAGGCGCTGCTGACCAGGCGGATCGTCGCCTCGCCCGGGTCGGCGTTCGGCCCGGCGGGGGCTGGCTGGCTGCGGCTGGCCCTGGTCCCCTCGGTGGACGGCTGCCACGCGGCGGCGGCGGCGTGGCGACAGGCCATCGACGACGGGGTGCTGCCCACCTGA
- a CDS encoding sigma-70 family RNA polymerase sigma factor — protein sequence MKLHSSVPEDLLDLYFGELGKVALLTAADEVRLAKAIEAGVEARARLDDEDEVLSAQERMQLQIVSDAGEAAFDHFVNANLRLVVSVASKFSKRSQLGLDELIQEGNLGLIRAVEKFDWRRGFKFSTYATWWIRQAIQRGVAASERTIRLPVALHDALVKVRAARARLEAINGDEPTIAELAEATRLSEHRVRRALDADKTVTSLDRKVGHDSDASEMADFVAIAEDAPAEEVVEAEFNRHMLSVAEHRLDERSWYVITRRYGLDGRMILTLDALGKELGLSRESVRKIETQALNRLQKELRAA from the coding sequence TTGAAGCTTCACAGCTCGGTTCCCGAGGACTTGCTCGACCTCTACTTCGGTGAGCTCGGAAAGGTCGCGCTGCTGACTGCGGCCGACGAGGTGCGGTTGGCGAAGGCCATCGAGGCCGGCGTCGAGGCGCGGGCACGCCTGGACGACGAGGACGAGGTGCTGTCCGCCCAGGAGCGGATGCAGCTGCAGATCGTCTCCGATGCCGGCGAGGCCGCCTTCGACCACTTCGTCAACGCCAACCTCCGCCTCGTGGTGTCGGTGGCATCGAAGTTCTCCAAGCGGTCCCAGCTGGGCCTCGACGAGCTGATCCAGGAGGGCAACCTCGGGCTGATCAGGGCCGTGGAGAAGTTCGACTGGCGTCGTGGGTTCAAGTTCTCCACCTACGCGACCTGGTGGATCCGCCAGGCGATCCAGCGTGGCGTCGCGGCGAGCGAGCGGACCATCCGCCTGCCCGTCGCCCTGCACGACGCCCTGGTGAAGGTCCGCGCGGCCCGTGCGCGGCTGGAAGCCATCAACGGTGACGAGCCGACCATCGCCGAGCTGGCGGAGGCCACTCGCCTCAGCGAGCACCGCGTGCGTCGTGCGCTGGACGCCGACAAGACCGTGACGTCGCTGGACCGCAAGGTCGGGCACGACAGCGACGCCAGCGAGATGGCGGACTTCGTCGCCATCGCCGAGGACGCCCCTGCCGAGGAGGTCGTCGAGGCCGAGTTCAACCGCCACATGCTCTCGGTCGCCGAACACCGCCTGGACGAGCGCTCCTGGTACGTCATCACCCGCCGCTACGGCCTCGACGGCCGCATGATCCTCACCCTCGACGCCCTCGGCAAGGAGCTCGGCCTGTCCCGCGAGAGCGTCCGCAAGATCGAGACCCAGGCGTTGAACCGCTTGCAGAAGGAGCTCCGCGCCGCGTAG
- a CDS encoding DNA-3-methyladenine glycosylase family protein — protein sequence MTSTVLAEDVVPRRPLASTMWFGSGRSRGRTVAKLPGGGWRRAEQGPAGPLVLEVRPANNRIVLQVWGSAATPPGAVERALEGARAWAGFRDDLTGFAELVAPHPLLRHALKVVGAPILGALPRASESFGRAVLGQLVQGLEAARSAHQLVAMLGSSTPQQVSAWPTRESLGAAPAHQLRRCGIALRSATALHAFAVHEATFERQAAARAWHEMDASLTSIRGVGGWTSAETRLWLGDADAVSVGDYHIPATIGWALGDRSEDDATMLELLAPYAGHRGRVIRLVERAAGRGLVETKPRRGPRQALSAHRYW from the coding sequence ATGACGAGCACGGTGTTGGCGGAGGACGTCGTGCCGCGCCGGCCGCTGGCATCGACCATGTGGTTCGGCAGTGGCCGGTCCAGGGGGCGGACCGTCGCCAAGCTGCCCGGCGGCGGGTGGCGACGCGCCGAGCAGGGGCCTGCTGGACCGCTCGTCTTGGAGGTTCGCCCTGCCAACAACCGCATCGTCCTGCAGGTCTGGGGGTCGGCGGCCACTCCCCCCGGTGCCGTCGAACGTGCGCTGGAAGGCGCACGGGCCTGGGCCGGGTTCCGTGACGACCTGACCGGGTTCGCGGAGCTCGTCGCCCCGCATCCGTTGCTCCGCCACGCGCTCAAGGTCGTCGGAGCACCGATCCTCGGTGCGCTGCCCCGCGCCTCGGAGTCCTTCGGTCGTGCGGTGCTGGGCCAGCTCGTGCAGGGGTTGGAGGCCGCCCGCAGCGCCCATCAGCTGGTCGCCATGCTCGGCAGCTCCACGCCGCAGCAGGTGTCGGCCTGGCCCACGCGCGAGTCGTTGGGGGCGGCACCGGCCCATCAGCTGCGCAGGTGCGGGATCGCGCTGCGCTCGGCGACCGCGTTGCACGCCTTCGCCGTCCACGAGGCGACGTTCGAGCGGCAGGCGGCGGCCCGCGCGTGGCACGAGATGGATGCCAGCCTCACCTCGATCCGAGGGGTCGGCGGATGGACATCGGCGGAGACCCGCCTGTGGCTCGGCGACGCCGACGCCGTCAGCGTGGGCGACTACCACATCCCTGCCACGATCGGCTGGGCGCTGGGCGACCGCTCGGAGGACGACGCGACGATGCTGGAGCTGCTGGCGCCCTACGCCGGGCACCGCGGCCGGGTCATCCGGCTCGTCGAGCGGGCGGCAGGTCGCGGGCTGGTGGAGACCAAGCCTCGTCGTGGCCCTCGTCAGGCGCTGTCGGCGCACCGGTACTGGTAG
- a CDS encoding SDR family oxidoreductase — protein sequence MNSPQKTVCVLGATGYVGGRLVPRLLEAGYRVRCLVRSPEKLAQHGWHDKVDVVAGDATVAEDVAAAVEGCEGVYHLIHQMGTADDFASADRRAADHVAACAESAGVKRIVYLGGLGEVDDDSSAHLASRGEVADVLKDGAVPITVLRAAVVIGSGSASFEMLRHLTEKLPFMVCPRWIDTRVQPIAIRDVLRYLIAAMDTQDTASHDYDIGGPDVLTYREMMQRYAAVAGLRKRAILTVPALTPTLSSYWVNVVTPVPFGLAKPLVQSLSVDVVVRDGHETGQDLDPEPCLPYETALRLALQRVADREVETSWRDAALAGRSPAEPYPGDPEWSGGVLLRDVRSETAAASAAAVYEAVSRIGGDRGWPTHMWAWTMRGWVDRLVGGVGLRRGRRDPDDLRPGDALDFWRVEALAPDRLVRLRAEMRLPGDAWLEFRLEPDGPDRTVLHQRALFAPRGLIGRLYWWVLVPFHGPIFTSMVRSLARDAEAIQPSLPPTSTGAPTAPDEGHDEAWSPPARDLPPARRAG from the coding sequence ATGAACTCCCCTCAGAAGACCGTCTGCGTGCTCGGAGCGACCGGTTACGTGGGGGGTCGTCTGGTGCCGCGGCTGCTGGAGGCCGGCTATCGCGTCCGCTGCCTCGTCCGGTCGCCCGAGAAGCTGGCCCAACACGGGTGGCACGACAAGGTCGACGTCGTGGCCGGTGACGCCACCGTCGCCGAGGACGTCGCCGCTGCCGTCGAGGGCTGCGAGGGCGTGTACCACCTCATCCACCAGATGGGCACGGCCGACGACTTCGCCTCGGCCGACCGTCGCGCCGCCGACCACGTCGCGGCCTGCGCGGAGTCCGCCGGGGTCAAGCGGATCGTGTACCTCGGCGGCCTGGGTGAGGTCGACGACGACTCCTCCGCCCATCTCGCCAGCCGGGGCGAGGTCGCCGACGTGCTGAAGGACGGCGCGGTGCCCATCACCGTGCTGCGAGCGGCCGTCGTCATCGGCTCGGGCAGCGCGTCGTTCGAGATGCTGCGCCACCTGACGGAGAAGCTGCCGTTCATGGTCTGCCCCCGCTGGATCGACACCCGCGTCCAGCCGATCGCCATCCGCGACGTGCTGCGCTACCTGATCGCCGCCATGGACACGCAGGACACGGCCAGCCACGACTACGACATCGGTGGCCCCGACGTGCTGACCTACCGCGAGATGATGCAGCGCTACGCCGCCGTCGCTGGCCTGCGCAAGCGCGCCATCCTGACCGTGCCGGCGTTGACCCCGACCCTGTCCAGCTACTGGGTCAACGTCGTCACGCCGGTCCCGTTCGGCCTGGCGAAGCCCCTCGTGCAGAGCCTGTCGGTCGACGTCGTCGTCCGTGACGGCCACGAGACCGGTCAGGACCTGGACCCCGAACCCTGTCTGCCCTACGAGACCGCCCTCCGGCTTGCGCTCCAGCGCGTCGCCGATCGCGAGGTCGAGACGTCGTGGCGGGACGCGGCGCTCGCCGGTCGCAGCCCTGCCGAGCCCTATCCGGGCGACCCGGAGTGGTCCGGCGGCGTCCTGCTGCGCGACGTCCGCTCCGAGACCGCAGCGGCCTCCGCCGCCGCGGTGTACGAGGCCGTGTCGCGGATCGGTGGCGACCGGGGCTGGCCGACCCACATGTGGGCCTGGACCATGCGTGGTTGGGTCGACCGGCTCGTCGGTGGGGTCGGGCTGCGGCGCGGCCGGCGAGACCCCGACGACCTGCGACCCGGGGACGCGCTGGACTTCTGGCGGGTCGAGGCGCTGGCGCCCGACCGGTTGGTCAGGCTGCGCGCGGAGATGCGGCTGCCCGGCGATGCGTGGCTGGAGTTCCGGCTGGAACCCGACGGGCCGGACCGGACCGTCCTCCACCAGCGCGCCCTCTTCGCCCCGCGGGGGCTGATCGGGCGGCTCTACTGGTGGGTGCTGGTGCCCTTCCACGGGCCCATCTTCACGTCGATGGTGCGGTCGTTGGCCCGCGACGCCGAGGCCATCCAGCCCTCGCTGCCGCCTACCAGTACCGGTGCGCCGACAGCGCCTGACGAGGGCCACGACGAGGCTTGGTCTCCACCAGCCCGCGACCTGCCGCCCGCTCGACGAGCCGGATGA